One window of the Spirosoma linguale DSM 74 genome contains the following:
- a CDS encoding hypothetical protein (KEGG: hypothetical protein) has translation MTNQEYLTIKEAAQLYGRSEQTIRRLVKQHVLTSHVRSEDTPKGKAYQISSILLQQEYEAPALPTLPAVVVPDSLQLENQQLREAVAERDRMIQQLQNRLFEQGDMMNAMANQLTNQLTSQKMSHIEELLLQQNAQIGDLQKRLSAPESDDSTSNRRSLWHRLFGR, from the coding sequence ATGACTAATCAGGAATATTTGACGATTAAAGAAGCGGCTCAGCTTTATGGGCGCTCTGAACAAACCATTCGGCGATTAGTCAAACAGCATGTTTTGACTAGTCACGTTCGTTCCGAAGATACTCCCAAAGGCAAAGCCTATCAAATCAGTTCGATACTACTTCAGCAAGAGTATGAAGCCCCTGCTCTACCTACCTTGCCCGCTGTGGTAGTACCTGACTCCCTACAGCTGGAGAACCAGCAATTGCGGGAAGCAGTGGCTGAACGAGATCGAATGATTCAGCAACTACAAAACAGGCTCTTTGAGCAAGGAGACATGATGAACGCTATGGCTAATCAACTGACTAATCAGCTGACTAGTCAAAAAATGAGCCATATTGAAGAATTGTTGCTTCAACAGAACGCACAGATAGGCGATCTACAAAAGCGGTTGTCTGCGCCTGAATCTGATGACTCAACGTCTAATCGGCGCAGTTTATGGCACCGGTTGTTCGGTCGCTGA
- a CDS encoding hypothetical protein (KEGG: afr:AFE_1012 hypothetical protein), giving the protein MEQRGRNKEPFRADYTYTIEGSVISIIDLDLGSKSVTNDINNVLDDIRAEIGDLAGYAVIYRDSMGRWDGVRLVGSSTEFYALNETDGERAAARLLHLLPG; this is encoded by the coding sequence ATGGAACAACGCGGCCGAAACAAAGAACCATTTCGAGCAGACTATACCTACACTATTGAGGGCAGTGTCATTTCAATTATCGATTTAGACCTGGGGTCAAAAAGTGTAACGAATGACATCAACAACGTGCTGGATGACATTCGAGCTGAGATTGGCGATCTGGCCGGATACGCGGTCATCTACCGCGATAGCATGGGCCGTTGGGATGGTGTCCGCCTGGTAGGAAGCTCCACCGAATTCTATGCCTTGAATGAAACGGATGGGGAGCGGGCAGCGGCTCGACTGCTGCACCTGCTACCAGGCTAA